A stretch of the Dechloromonas sp. TW-R-39-2 genome encodes the following:
- a CDS encoding bifunctional protein-serine/threonine kinase/phosphatase, whose protein sequence is MKLKISAGQYSDKGRKESNQDFHGLCIPNEPQLSSKGIAIALADGISSSQVSQVAAQSAVTGFLEDYYCTSEAWSVRTSGERVLVATNSWLHSQTQQSQHRYDKDRGYVCTFSGMVIKSTTAHLFHVGDTRIYQLRNRELKQLTDDHRVWISSAQSHLARALGIDRKLEVDYQSVQIEQNDLFLLATDGVYEFVTADFIVATLDACAADLDAAAKCIVEEAYRQGSGDNLTVQIVRIEALPSPEANEIYRQIAELPFAPLLEPRAQFDGYQIIREIKGSSRSHIYLAVDGESGQKVVIKTPSIDLQGDPAYLERFLMEEWIARRINSAHVLKPCQQTRKRNYIYVVTEFIEGQTLTQWMIDNPKPDLASVRGILEQAAKGLQAFHRLEMVHQDIRPDNIMIDSTGTVKIIDFGATRVAGVMEIATPIEQINLLGSATYAAPEYFLGENGSSRSDIFSLGVIACQMLSGKLPYGIELAKSRTKAAQRKLVYQSVLNDEKEIPPWVDDAIRKAVEPDPFERYEELSEFIFDLHHPNRDFLNKTRPPLIERNPVIFWKSVSFVLMLALIVLSLVRFK, encoded by the coding sequence GAAAGCAACCAGGATTTCCATGGACTTTGCATTCCGAACGAACCGCAACTCAGTTCCAAGGGCATCGCCATTGCGCTGGCCGATGGGATCAGCAGCAGCCAGGTCAGCCAGGTGGCCGCCCAGTCGGCAGTCACAGGTTTTCTTGAGGATTACTACTGTACTTCCGAGGCCTGGTCGGTCAGGACATCCGGCGAGCGGGTGCTGGTCGCGACCAATTCATGGTTGCATTCGCAGACGCAACAAAGCCAGCACCGCTACGACAAGGATCGTGGCTATGTCTGCACGTTCAGCGGCATGGTCATCAAATCGACGACGGCGCATCTTTTCCATGTCGGCGACACGCGGATCTACCAGTTGCGCAACCGCGAACTCAAGCAGCTGACCGATGATCATCGGGTCTGGATTTCCTCTGCCCAGAGCCATCTGGCGCGCGCTTTGGGCATCGACCGCAAGCTGGAGGTCGACTATCAGTCGGTTCAGATCGAGCAAAACGATCTGTTTCTGCTGGCGACGGATGGCGTTTATGAATTCGTCACGGCAGATTTCATCGTTGCCACGCTGGATGCCTGCGCGGCCGACCTGGACGCTGCCGCCAAGTGCATTGTCGAGGAAGCCTATCGGCAGGGCAGTGGCGACAACCTGACCGTGCAGATTGTCAGAATCGAGGCCTTGCCCAGCCCGGAGGCCAACGAAATCTATCGGCAGATTGCCGAACTCCCCTTTGCGCCACTGCTTGAGCCGCGTGCGCAATTCGACGGTTACCAGATCATTCGCGAAATCAAGGGCAGCAGCCGGAGCCACATCTATCTTGCGGTCGACGGTGAAAGCGGGCAAAAAGTCGTCATCAAGACACCGTCGATCGATCTACAGGGCGACCCGGCCTATCTTGAACGCTTCCTGATGGAAGAGTGGATCGCCCGCCGCATCAACAGCGCCCATGTCCTCAAGCCTTGCCAGCAGACGCGCAAGCGCAATTACATCTATGTCGTGACCGAGTTCATCGAGGGGCAGACGCTGACCCAATGGATGATCGACAACCCCAAGCCGGATCTGGCCAGCGTGCGCGGGATTCTCGAACAGGCGGCCAAAGGGCTGCAGGCGTTTCATCGCCTGGAAATGGTGCATCAGGACATTCGCCCCGACAACATCATGATCGACAGCACCGGCACGGTGAAAATCATCGATTTCGGTGCGACGCGAGTCGCCGGCGTGATGGAGATCGCGACCCCGATCGAGCAGATCAACCTGCTCGGCTCGGCCACCTATGCGGCGCCGGAGTATTTTCTCGGGGAAAACGGGTCGTCGCGCTCCGACATTTTTTCGCTCGGTGTGATCGCCTGCCAGATGCTGTCCGGAAAATTGCCCTACGGCATCGAGCTTGCCAAGTCGCGGACCAAGGCGGCCCAGCGAAAGCTCGTCTATCAATCGGTGCTCAACGATGAGAAGGAAATCCCGCCCTGGGTTGATGATGCGATCCGCAAGGCCGTCGAGCCCGACCCCTTCGAGCGTTACGAAGAGCTATCCGAGTTCATTTTCGACCTGCACCACCCGAATCGCGATTTCCTCAACAAGACCCGCCCGCCGCTGATCGAGCGCAACCCGGTGATTTTCTGGAAGAGCGTTTCTTTTGTCCTGATGCTGGCGCTCATCGTCTTGAGTCTGGTCCGCTTCAAATAA